The following DNA comes from Pristis pectinata isolate sPriPec2 chromosome 8, sPriPec2.1.pri, whole genome shotgun sequence.
GGTGTTGtatcattaatttttaaatgtggcAAAATCAATCACTTAATGATATTTAACATTAAAGATGCTTGAAAATAAATTACAATCAATTGCATTTTTTGACTTCCTCACTGATTTGTCTCTGTGGCTGGTTTTGCAGAGAACGCATGCAGTATTCTGTGTGAAACTTGCAAAGGTACTTGTTGAGGATTACTGCATTTTGGTACCAGGATCTGTACAGACATTAAAGCGAATTGTTCATGCCAGTCCACGATTTTGCTGTCAGCTGATCACTGCAGTCACTGCATTATATGACCTTTCAACAGGTATGGTATTGACATTTTTGCTAATGAAGTATTTTGTTTATTGTGCTGAAATAAATTGTTTTACTTTTCACAATTTTAATATGTCAGATTTTTCCTCTGCATATTTTCTTGCCCTATTTTGTGATAATTCTACTATACTCGTTAACCTATTTAGCAAAATTTGAAGAGAAtattaaaacttcaaaaaaaaatgcttctgtATTTCTCTATTTTGCTGTGATAACTTTTGTTCCTCATCTACCTCCGTAAACTTTTATGCTTGCAATATCTTTAAGGATAAAAATGATGGTAGGGTTGGGGAGGGAATGGGTGACAGCACTGTGATATCTTTTCTCTGAGCACATATGTTTTGTTCCAGATGATCTGATTCCTCCTCAAGATTTACTGGAGATGGTTGTATCGTGGGTATACGAAGATCCAAGGTTGACACTTATTACATTTTTGAACAGTGCAGCTAACCTCCCCCGTGGATTTTTGGAGCTAACGCCACTTCCAGGCCTGATACGATGGTGTGTACTTGCACCTTTGGCTTATAAAAGGAACTGTAAAGCTTCTTCAGCACAATCCTTAGTGAATGGGCACAGCAATAAAATGTGCAAGGAAGTTGAAAGTGATGGAAACAAGGACTTCAAGATCCTTTATTCAAAGTTGCATTTAAGTGTTCTTCAAGTCCTTATGATACTTCAGGGTCATTTAACAGAAAAAAACTTGTATGGACGATTAGAGCTCATCATGTTTGATCATGTAGAGCGGCTTGTTGGAGACATTACCAAATTGGTTAAAGAACTTAATCTTTCAAATCCTGTGAAGGAGGTTGAACTTGCATTGGATAGATTAGCTCAAGCTCTGCAAGTTGGTATTGCATCAGGAGCACTACTGTGTGCTAGAGGTAAGTTGAGTACATAACTTAAttttaacaaataaatctaatcaTCTTGCATTAAAGCTGCTGAATATAATTCAGTTACATTCTTAACCAGTCTGCTTATTTGACACGTGAAACAAAATTTACATTGTGTAATTTTTTTCCGgaattctgtttttgttgtgaagTCATGACTGAAGTGATATCATAACAATGTAGGTTGTGATTTCCCCATACGGTGAGTTTTATTGAGTAGGCATAGGGTAAACCCTTTAATGTGGGAATTTTGGTGACCCACTTTGAGTGATTAGCTCAAGCATGGCTTTAGAAACATTTGTAGGCATATTGTTGTTTACCTCCAATAGAGATGATGGACAGACTAACCTTTTAATATTCTTTTGACTATAATTTTTTATACTCTCTGTTTTGTTGACTCTAATTTATTAATGTTTTGCTGCTAATTGGACTATTGTAGTTAATGCCTTCTCCCTTTGTAAAACTGCCATACTCATAAGTTAAATTGCTGACTTTGTGATAATCTTTTATAATTTAAGTTCAATGGTTCTAGTATGCATATTTACATGTAAAAActtactaatttagttaatacATTATGGCTCATTAAATACTGGTAAATTGCTAAGTATTGAAAGGGATCAAGAATTTAAGTCTGATGACACAACATTGTTTAGCATTTAAAGGAGTTGATTTCACTTTTATTTAAAGCCAAATCTTCCCCTTGTACTCAATTTTGAATGGGATAATACTATGAAATGCATACTTTCTGAGTATGCTTCATAAAGATGTTGAAGGAAGGAAATATAAAACTCAGCTGGGCAACTTGATTTGTAAGCCATACAGATTTTATTTAGAAGAATACTGGGCCAAATTGTATGATGTGTAATTTTATCTCACTTTAGAATACAATTGAAGGTCTGATCTTCCAAAGATAAAATATGATCTGGGATGAGCTTACCCTTATGTAATATTATGATGTGTATTTTCAATTTAGATCTCTGAAAATCTAGTCAATTTActaaaatatttggaaaaatgttacacttttttgaaatataaattcagaaaatacaaaaataattaataaatgtaTAAATATTTTGATATTGCCAACTgaatgtttatatttttattaattggtATCATTCATTTTCTAGATAACTTGCGTTCCATCTGCTCTGCACTTCCACATAACAAGTAAGTATACTTTGTTTATACAGTACTTGCTAATTTTTGGAAAAGCATTATTCTAAATTGGTTGGGATTGAAACAAGTTCATGTGAATTTTCTCTAGCAcagaaatgaaaatgtaaaattgttcatgtttttaaaaaacaatcaTTGACTCTTAAGATAACTAAAAATTTATATGAATATATTAGGCAGTTGATAAGCAGTGTACAATCAGAAAAAAGTTTGTCCCCTTCTTTATCCATAGGTATTTTTATTGTCCAAGCATTCTGCATCCACTGAATTCTTATCATCCAGATCATCTGATCCATCAGTCCCTTCATTTCATAAGGGATCAAGTGGGATAAAATTACACATCATACAATTTGGCCCTATTTTTCTAAATAAAATCTGTATGGTTTACAAATCAAGTTGTTTAGCTGAATTTTGTATTTCCCTCCTTCAAAATCATCATGAGGCATACTGAGAAACTATGCATTTCATAGCATCGTCCCATTCAAAATTACAACCTCCAGCCTCACCAGGCCACTAGGAGCTTAATCTTCAGGTCTACGTGTCAGTGGGCAACCTTCCTCTTCAGTAATCTAGGCTCCACTGAGATTTTCAGCCCGTCTAGATTGCTGAGTGGCAAGAGACCTCCGAGTGGGATCCTGGATGGGATCTGCACCTGGGATTCTAGATTCTGTGGGGAGGAGGGGCCAGGGCTGTTGGAGTGGGGGTTCTGTCTAAGAAGGTGTCTAGAATTGTGGGGAAGGAATACAGTGCTGTGCTTTGATCTATAGTTTacgggagttgggggggtggggggttgagggTGATATTTATGCTTTTTGAGAAGGTAAAACAAACTGCAAGATCAGTATTATTAATGTTTCTCAATCAAATCCTTATTTGAAATGGGTGATGGGTATGAGAAATAATTTGGGTGAAAAATGTGTCCAAAGATTTCCTGTGAATTACTTTGGAGGACCAAGTATCACATGTCATCTGCATATGCAGTTATCGGTCATATGGCTTCTCCCATGCGTTCATGCTCTAGTGGTGTGAGTTTAGCAGAGGTTCAACCTGCCAGACTCAGTCTGGAGTTTGTCAGGCTTGTCAGTATATAAAGCAAAGCTGCAAATTTTGAGTCAAGAGGACATCCAAAAAACAATCCATCTTATTATTTTGGTTATGTTTGTATCCAGGAATACCAAACAACTTTCTCTTGCATGATTTTACCATTTTATGATACCTTTTGACTGCAGTGTCATAACTCAAAGCTTTATCCATACATATAGTCCaagattttataattttaaaaataatagtgtaaacaaaaacaaaattcaatttttatttattaaacatATAATTGCCTATATTAGTAGTTTTACTTGCTCCCCACACCTGGGTTCCAACTAAATACTTTTAGCGCCTCACAGTTGAGGAATGTTTTAATTGATTCAGCATAGTCTGAGCATGTGACATTATCATGTCACTTGTGGTTCAAGAGGAGTTAAAGGGTAGTAAGATTTATCTCCTTGTGCTCTATAGTTTTGAAAAGACAATGAATGAAACATTGAATATCAGAATGTTTATTTCAGAGTAGGGATGAATTTATTTAAATGCTACAATAATACTTCTTAGTGTGAACTTCTTACAGAAAAACAATAGTGAGTAAATAGTAACCATCGAAAATTACTTTGAGTTCACATCTCTTGTTTTTATACTTAAACAGATCACCATTAAACATGGTGTATTATCATCCATCTTTTTATCACTTTTACCAGGAGGATCCCTTGTTGTGAGATTGTATTTTGATCATACTTGAATCTCCAGGTcactgtaattttttaaaaaattaaataaaggaaAGCTCCAAGTATGGttgttttaacatttattttttttcttaacagCTTGCTTCAGTTGGTTTTGACTGGACCAGTACAACAGACTTCACATACTGCATTGCCACCAGGATTCTATCCACATATCCACGCATCACCTGCTCGATATCCCATGTACTCAACTCACTCAGTGCAGACGTATATGCCGGGTATGGCTTTTTCATATAGACCAATCCGATGAAGCATTGACCATTACAAAAATTTGACGGGATACCTCTTGGATATGTATAATTTTGCAGTGAAACTAATTGTGAAGAATAcccttttttttactgaaaattTGTACTAGTCAGTGAAGATAAAATGAATTGGTTGAAACCTGCTGCGCATTTATATTTTCTTAATGAAGTTTACCAAACTTTTACTACAGCAGTAACATGGTTAAGGTTTTTTCGCACCCAGGAGAACTACCACAGTTTTTCAAATAGAAGATTTTCTTATGGATTTATTGCATTCATTTGTTAATATCTGTAACTTAATATTGTTTGAGTATATTGTTAAATTGCATTGTCTACAGAATCTTTTTTATAAGGgggtgcatttttaaaaaaagtctggtGTTCTCTTATCTCCTCTAGCAGTTATTCTTGGATAAAACTCTGTTGGTTTATTCCATATATTGTATCACAATAGCCAGCCTTTTTTTAACTACTAAGTTTTTGTTTAAAGTTCCTTCACCTTCTGAAGCCTCTGCATTTTAAAGAATATCTTTCATGTGACAAGAATACATCAGGATTGGTATTTTCATTGGTTGGAGCAATGTAGAAGAAACTGCACTTTAAGAAGTCATCAATACTTTCAAGAGTGAGCAAAGGAAAATTGTCACACAAAAGTAACAGTTAAAACTATATACAAATGTCTTGTAGTAGAAGATGGGGCCAGTGCACAAATCACAGAAACAAAATCACTTCCATCACTCATTCTATATGACCAATTAGTTTATTTGATGTTCATAGcagaatggagaaaaaaattggattatGTAGGGTATGATAATGGTGTATTTCTCTAACTAAAGATGATTTTGGAGATAAGTTCTGGACAGCACCTGAGACTGCTGGCTGGACTCTGTAATGTCTCCATTTGACGGAGGATTTCTTCATTAAAAGCACTTTTTTTTGAGGCATTGGAGCATCACACATGAATAAATGCCAGCTGTGATTTGGAATATTTTGGGCATCATTACTgaggtctagacccttcatgattttaaatacttttattcTCCAAGGAGAATAACTCCAGATTCTCCAGTTTATCCATGTACCTAAAAATCCCACATCTGTTGTGCCATTTTAGAAAATGTCTTCTACATTTTCTCTCAGCCTTTTGCGCCTTTCCCAACGTATGTTGTCCAGAACAAGATATAATTTTGCAATTGCAGCTAAATCActgttttataaataaaaacaaaaaaaactgcagatgctgtgttgTAGAATAAAGAGgatgttaaaatattaaagttttaTAAGTGTTAATCATGACTTTCTGCTGTTGCACTCCATTCATAAACAAGTGAATAGATTTGTATTTCTGTAGCACCCTCCCACCACTGCCTTGATGTTTGCTTTTCTAGCACAATTACGCAATCACATTGCTGTACTTGTATACATATTGGTCAATTTGTGTAATATAGTCTCAGCAATAAGGTGAGATGAACTACTTAAAGTGAATTAGCAAAAACATGTTGGAATTACTTGCCATGTTGGGCAAATTCAATGCAGAAAAAATATCACCTATTGAATCTAAAGTTAGAAGTTTACATGGAAAAACATCACCCTGCAGATCACCTGtgctcagtctgcaggggtgatcctgagcttcctgttgggTGCTATTTtaaattctcaatcccactcccattccaacTTGTCTggagcttcctccactgccatagtgaagcccaatgtaaactagaacaatatcttatcttacatatagatactttgcaaccttctggaatgaacaaaGAAGTTTCTGATTTCAGGGCAAATTGCTTTCTCATCGTTACTCCTTATATACTTGTGTCCCTGTCTCAACCTTAAAATGCCGCCAGtggtcagtactcatgctcctaCTCACCTGATTTGTCTTAGCCTATCTCTAAATTGCCTTTTATCTTGAACCTTGTACCTTTCACCCcatccccagctctgctttgaaagctAAACCCTCCACACACACTTCCAGTTCGGAcgaagggtcattgacccaaaatgtcaactagtttctttttccacagatgctgctcactgaattcttccagcatttctgttttcattttagaattTTACATATCTGCTCACTGGCTGCTTTATTTAACATCCATTTGTGCCAACTGAGAGGattcatcttaaaaaaaaatccagtaatATCAGTTAAAAACTAAAATTTTAGTGTGTCCTCAAATCGTGCTGTAGGACTTCAAACACATTGTGTACAGAAAAACGTGAACTGAGCTAAAATCAACTAGATGAGTGGTAATAGTGTTCAAGCATGTTcaggcaacacagtggtgcacctAGTAGAGCTGTTATTGCTCAGCTCCAGTatcctgagttcaattctgacctttggtgctgtttgggtggagtttgcatgttccccttgTGACTGTGGATTTCCtctctgcttgggtttcctcccacattccaaagatgtgtgcttTGGTAGATTAATTAACCATAGTAAATTTCCCTTAGTGTGTAGATAATAGAATTGATTGGAATGTCAGGAAAGAAAATTATTTGTGAGcttgcatagacttgataggccaaatagcctcttgTGTTGCAAGAAAATATAGAAAGCTTCCTTGTACAAAAATGGCTTGTCAAATCATTAATGCAAACTATCTAGTTGCATTTGTTGACAAAAACCCTGCTACTTCTCCAGAGTCTGAAAGGAATTGCATCATGCAAGACCTGCTCTTCTTGATGAAAATTTCTGTTGGTATATAATCAAAAAGTATTATTTCCTGTATATAAGCTGAAGTGAGcacaaaatgtcaattgtccatttccctccacaattactgcctgaccagccgagttcctctagcatcttatTTGTTGAATACTAACATAAATCAGTACAGTAATTGGAGCACATGGAACATACACATGCCACATATTCCTTGttgtaaatgttggaaatttaaGGTTTCAAACCATCTTGATATCCCTCATGCATGTTTAATAGTAGATTTAGGTTCATGTAATCATTATGTAGAAGATTTTCAATTTTGATAGTGTGTATTGATGCCAGTTTAAATATACAATTTAAATGCAATCCAAGTCTCAAAAATGGCAATAAAAATCCAAGCTGTTTTAGATTTACCCATTGGATAGCAACAAGCTTTGTTAGTTCCAGTAGAAGAGGAGGCTAAGGCAATCTATCTCCAGTTCCAGTTTGGATTGTTTTCTAATCTCATGCTTACCCATATATTCAGCATTACACTATTCAGCAgaacactatattcagcattttttaaaaactattcctatggaatgatctgtctgatcgcaaaacaaaacattttcactgtacatgtgacaattataaaccaatatttCATTATTGTGTCATTATAAGATAGTTGCTATTGTaatccgatctctttgtatcgtgtataattactactgttatatttattaatttgaaattaataaaagttGGAAAAGATAAGGATAGTTGCAAGGATGTAGAAAAatagggtaggggagggggaaacTAATAGGAGAGTTAATAATTAAGTGATTAAATTACTTCAATAATAAAGTCTACAAAGTCCACGTTTCCTTTCGAGAACTCGACAAGGGGAATTATATATCATAGGTGGACGAGTACGaataaaagtaattttatttGGAAAGTCAGTTTGCGTGCAGACACCGGCACTTCTACTTCCATCCAACATTAAAGCCATGCGGCTGCAGCCACCCTCCGCATCTGGCCGACGTTAAACGGGGTGAGCGGGACCGGCACTGCATGATGTCAATGGGTGAGCCCCAATGAAATCTCGCGAGAAATCCGCGAGAACGGAAGTTCCGTCTCCGGGCCAGCGGTCGGTTGAGTGTATTGGTGATCCAGTTGTTTACGGTAACGAGAATGACTGCACTCGCTCACTGACCGTCCCGACTCCTCTCGGATCCGGCGCGCCGTTCGGCTTTTTTCCCCGCACGTTCGGAGCGGAAGCGAGGTAAGGGCTCCGCACACGCCGCCAGGGAGACCTCACTGGCGCCGGCGTCCGATTAACGCCAGCGCCAGGCTTTGCGGTGAACGACAGCCGGCAGGCCAGTGACGGCATTCGTGCGCATGCGGCGCGGCCGAGTGGGCGGGGCGCTGGGCAGAGATTGACGTGCGGAGCAACCAGTGGAAATCAGTGGATCCCCAACCTGTGCTCTAACTGGGTAATGAGCACCAATTGGAATGCGCTGGGCGGGAGACCCGGGCTGACTGAAGTCATAAAAAGCAACAGTTTCTGATTGATGCTCTGTCCCAGGTTGTGGTGTGGGGTTGACGGCGGCCGCCGCTGATTCACTTGTTTAGATTTCGAGTACTTAGCGATTTTGCACTTCTAAATATATGACGCTGAGCCGCTCGGCGTATGGAATGGGAGAACCGATTCGGAGTAGTATTTTTCAGTAACATAAACCCCTTTTAGTTCACCCGAATTGGAAACACCGCGGGCGGGGTGGTTATATTATGGTTTGCGAAGTCTGAATGATCAGTGTATGTAACTGTGTCTCTAAATGGTATCAAACGTAAAATTATATGTCTGCAATGGGTGCATTATCTCATAATATAATGTTGTTAGGACATTTTCGCTGGATAAGAATGGAACTTTGTTTCTGTGTTTTGTGCGCGAATGAGTGAAATCGAGATGAAAGTGATGTAGACAGCACACCCAACCTATTCTTCAGCGTAGTTTGTTTCTGttcctagtttaaaaaaaacagtagaaTCCCTCTTTGGAATTTGATAAATTGAGATTTCTTTAACCTCCATCAAGAGTGCTGTGCTTGATCAAGTGAAAATACACGGTCGATTCCAGTAAAATTCTTTCCCATTCCCTGATCAGCTTCGTGGCAATATCTTTTTTACTTGTCACGTTTTACGGTTGTGCTTTCCTGTCATTAACCAATTGGTATTTTCTTCTGCTGTTTCATTGTTTTTGTGTGTAGGGGTGGGTCTCGGCCTGCGATAGAAACTTTGCCTCTTTCAGAGTTACCATTGTAGCAAGTGAATAATTGAGCAGTGGTCTAAGTTAAAAGTGCTCCTGTTGATTAGGCGCCATATAGACCAGAATGAGTGATGACTGGTCCAGTAAAATAATCAGTATTTTAGTGTAATGGTTAGGAGCATTAGAATTTAACGGGCAGTtcagtgttgatttttttttaaagaactgaattaaaattttcaaatttaTGATGGGATTTAAGCTTGCAAATACTTAATTATTTGGTTAAACTTCTGGATTGCAAGCCCAGTGATGTAACCACTATCCTGTAGATCTCAGTATTTTCTTTGAGTTCGGGAATCTGTGCATAATGTTTGTTACTATGGAATGTTACTGCAAGCAGCAAATATTAATTTCATTAGAATATTTAACATGGGTGTTAGGTAAAAAGTGCTTTATTCTCCTGGTATTTCATGTTACATTTCTTAGCAGATGAAGAGATAAATACTAAATGTATTTGATTTTATAACTTATTTTAGCTTTATAGGGACTTGCATTTTTCTCCAACTTTTTTCCAGAGCTAGTCTGGTGATGCAGAGTACATGCAGTGATCGTGGTGCAACTAGAATGATAACTTTGACCTCATCGAGTTTTGGTAAAACAGCCTGGCTTTGATATTAATCAACAGTTAAATCATTCAGGGAAATAAGGTTATTGCACCCTGGAAATTAAGGTTACTGCACCCTGGGCCTTTCTGGAAGGGGAAGGTTTTGATTTGCTGTCTTAACCTTCAACAGCTTAATTCTGGACATTAATGTAGCAGATTATTTATTTAACTTTCTTCTTAAATGAGGGtaatttaattgcatttattGTATTATGAAGAGTTTGCATTTCATTTCAGCTGTGAATGACAGACATCGTGTCCTCCACTGTACTTAGTGAAATACAACTTCGCTTACTCTGTCATGATGACATAGATACAGTGAAGCAACTCTGTGGTGATTGGTTCCCAATAGAGTGAGTATCCCTagtatttaatttttcttttttagCAATGTTTATGGCCTCTCTGACAATGTTTGGTGGAGTATTGTTGTTATATTTACAGATATTTTATCCCCTGGTGATCCAATCAAAAGTACTAGTCTTTGCTAGTTGCAGTCTAACAAAAACATCAGTCTTAAGCCTTGCTTCAGAATAAGTTCTTTATAAAACCATTTTTACATTGGATTGGGTATAATAATCATtaaggtatacaagatattaagaggaatagatagagtagacagccagtgcctctttcccagggcaccaatactcaatacaagagggcatggctttaaagtaattgggggggggggggggaaggaatgttcaagggagatatcagaggaaggctttttacccagagagtggttggggcatggaatgcgctgcctggggcggtggtggaggcaggtacattggtcaaattcaagagattgctagacaagcatatggaggaagttaaaatagagggatatgtgggggggaaggggttagatagtttttaggcgaggtttaaaggttggcacaacgttgtgggcagaagggcctgtattgtgctgtactttctatgataaTTTCTGAAATTTAATTTGGTAAATGGAAAAATTGCGAGAGAGATTTAACCTTGCAGTATCGCTTATTTTATGTTACAGTCCAACATTAACATAGGAAATTATTTTAATAGAACTTGTGGAAACAAGATTGATCTCTTCTTCTGCTTTAACAGGTATCCAGATTCATGGTACCGGGACATCACTTCCAACAAGAAATTTTTTTCCCTAGCAGCCACGTACAAAGGTGGCATTGTGGGAATGATTGTGGCTGAAATAAAAAGTAGAACAAAGGTACACAAAGAGGTATGCCTTTGCAATGCATTCTATAGGCTGCTGTGCCACATTCCATTTCAAGTGATAGATTTCTCGAGAGACTTCATTATTAAAATAACTGAAATGTGCAATGTAGCAGATTCTTATGACAAGAATGTTTCATTGTAAATACTGTAATACATGGACTAGACTCATCTGTTAGGAATTCTTTATAAAAAGTTTTTTCAACTATTAATTCACATTTGCTTATTGTGACCATGATTTAAAAATATGGGAAATATTTGTTATTTAAACAGCAAAGAGATTAAAGGCACTTCAATCCAGTAAAAATCAAAGGCAGCATCAGGCAAGATTTAAGCAGTTATGCACAAGttaaaattgttaatatagattgaAATTGGAAAAGTTCACAGTGATGCATGTTACAGAATGTTATTTTAATAGAGTTGTTCACTTTTTTGCCACCAAACTGCAAATTACAAAGGGCACTGAAAACTCTTCTAAGAGTATTCTAACAATTAAATGAGTCTGAGCTATGTGGAGCAGGCTGTTTCAGGTTTAGTCAGCTAATCTCCGTGGGGAATGATTAAGTGAGAAGTGGTGGAATAATCATCAACATTCCAGCTCCTCATTGCTTCTCATAATGTCTACTGGAACTTCACATCTATCATTAGAGAAAAGCAGGACTGGTTCAACTGCTGTGGCAAAAGGGCTTGTTGACGCTTTCTGTCTGGATCACAAAATAAGAAGCAATTATTTAATCAAGGTTTCATAGTTAGTTGCTGGATGAGTTCACTTAGTCAGCTGAAGAGAAAGATGTTAGTGTAGGAAAAGGATGATTATTGCTTGGTCACCTTCACTTAAACATTTCAAGAATCAATATTCCAAAATAGTAAACTAATTAAAAATATTCTACCTATTATTCCATAATCAAAACTGAGCCTAATTCTTGgtttttaaaatatctgaaatGTGCAATCAAAACACAcatttctggggaaaaaaaaatgtagggtgtcctgtttttccaacattttctgctagGTTGCTGAGGAAATCTCTATTACTAGAGATAACAAACAGGATATCTGGTGAACAAAATCTTCCTATCATTGCCTACAGGATGGAGATATTCTGGCCTCTGGTTTTCCTATAGAGACTCAAGTTGCTTACATTTTAAGTCTAGGAGTTGTAAAGGAATTCCGAAAACATGGAATAGGTAAGTGTATTCACTTGTTGCCATCTTACTTCTAGTGTAAGATTTTGCAGAATATATTGGATTTGAACGTCAAGGCCACTATTTTTACTCTGGTTTTTAAGTAAGTATCTTCAGGGTCATTATCTAGTTGGCATCAAAGTCTGTGTGGgttaaaaaggaaatctgttttcAAAAATTACGTTagctgtaagttttttttaatctaacctGAGGTAGtaagcttattttaaaaaaaaaattaaatgtaattgttCCATGTTATATAACAATATTTCCTTTCAATGAAGCCAAAAGAACACACTATTAAACTACCTTGTTTATTTGGCTGTAATTGCTAATAATAGCTGACATAATATCCCAATTCACTGGAATTTTACTTAGTTTTTTAATAATATTCTAACAGAGTTCAATTTGATTCTAGATTGATTCATGGAACTGAAGTAAGTGAAAATATGATGAGAGTAATGCAACCAGCATCTCTTATTCTGTTACACAATATTTTTCATGTACCCAGATTGCAGTAGAGCACTCTGGCAGAGGTAAGGCAGCTGAATTGTTAGTGTGTTATCTTCCCCCTGGATTTTAGAAACTTGTGTTATGAGTCATCTGATCAACCATAGTAAATACCTGGTGTGTTTCTGCAAGTTCCTCCACAGCTCCATGTTCTCATTTTCTCTGGGGTTTTCTCAGGAAGTGTTAGGGTTCCTTCTCAACCAAAATAATATCTGCTGGCTACGTACTTTACAGAAGTAACTTAAATGATTAAATAAGCAGGAGCAGTACTGATAAAGTACAAACGcagccattcactgtgaatgatACCTTTCATTACAAAGGATGGTCGTTGAGGAGgggaaaaggggaaaataaagtggttttGCAATTTAGTACTTCTGCCACTAATAGTAGGATATGGTTGGATCGCATGATTCCTTGCAAATAACTTGCCAATCATAATTGTTTGTGGACAGTTCTTTAAAGCCAACTGATCAGGTTACCTATTTGTCCTTCAgtcagagggaaagaaagaagaaCAATTTAGTTTTTTTAGTGACTTTGATTTTTCTCCTTCAA
Coding sequences within:
- the ints15 gene encoding integrator complex subunit 15 codes for the protein MTDIRHSLLRRDALSAAKELLYHLDIFFNSQLQNVPGPLVDKSTIELVEEFIFQLPKERNTQPKRLSSLQELQLLEIMCSYFQEQSKDAVRQIIFSALFGPQGNKADENRLALLGKLVSMAIAICRVPILECTALWLQRTHAVFCVKLAKVLVEDYCILVPGSVQTLKRIVHASPRFCCQLITAVTALYDLSTDDLIPPQDLLEMVVSWVYEDPRLTLITFLNSAANLPRGFLELTPLPGLIRWCVLAPLAYKRNCKASSAQSLVNGHSNKMCKEVESDGNKDFKILYSKLHLSVLQVLMILQGHLTEKNLYGRLELIMFDHVERLVGDITKLVKELNLSNPVKEVELALDRLAQALQVGIASGALLCARDNLRSICSALPHNNLLQLVLTGPVQQTSHTALPPGFYPHIHASPARYPMYSTHSVQTYMPGMAFSYRPIR